CTGGGCCACCATGGGCAGCGGTCGGCCGTTTGGCTGTTCAAAGCAGGCGGCGTCGCCTACGATAAACACATCTTCCAGACCTTCCGGTTGCAGCGTGCTGCGGACTTTGATGCGTTTCTGGCGGTCTAACGGCAATTGCAGCGTGCTAGTAAGAGGCGCCGCTTCCACTCCGGCGGCCCAAATCAGAGTGCGCGCAGGAATGACCTCGCCGCCTTTAAGATATACTTTTTCGCCGTCATAGTCGGCTACTTGCGTACAAAGGCGTACTTCTACATCCTTGCGTACCAAGGTGCTGCGCGTTGCCTCTTGCAGCGCTTCCGACATGCTGGCTAAGAGGCGATCCGAGGCTTCCATAAGCACGATGCGAGCCTCTTTGAAGTTGAGATCCGGATACTCCCGGGCCAATACATGGTACATCAGTTCAGACAGGGCGCCGGCGGACTCGACGCCGGTGGGGCCGCCGCCAACAACCAAAAAGGTGAGCAATGCGCGGCGTTTATCTGGGTTTTGTTCATGACTGGCCAACTCAAACATTTTCAAGAGGTGATTGCGGATATTAACGGCTTCGTCTAGCGTTTTCATGCCAAAGCCGTATTTTTGCACATTAGCGAGACCGAAAAAATTAGTAGCCCCGCCAGCGGCGACGATTAAGTAGTCGTAAGAAAGGGTATCGGCTTCGGTAAGCACAGTTTTGGCCGCGCAGTCGATGCTGCGAACTTCAGCCATGTGAAAACGCACGTTTTTCCAATCCTTGACCATGGCTCGCACCGGATACGCGATATCGTCTACCGATAGGCCGGCAGTAGCCACTTGGTATAGTAAGGGCTGGAACAGCTGATAGTTTTGACGGTCAATTAAAGTGATGCGGACCGGCGAGGAGGAAAGACGGTGG
This sequence is a window from Anaeromusa acidaminophila DSM 3853. Protein-coding genes within it:
- a CDS encoding NAD(P)/FAD-dependent oxidoreductase, yielding MSNTTPQLPHVVIIGAGFGGLQAAHRLSSSPVRITLIDRQNYQLFQPLLYQVATAGLSVDDIAYPVRAMVKDWKNVRFHMAEVRSIDCAAKTVLTEADTLSYDYLIVAAGGATNFFGLANVQKYGFGMKTLDEAVNIRNHLLKMFELASHEQNPDKRRALLTFLVVGGGPTGVESAGALSELMYHVLAREYPDLNFKEARIVLMEASDRLLASMSEALQEATRSTLVRKDVEVRLCTQVADYDGEKVYLKGGEVIPARTLIWAAGVEAAPLTSTLQLPLDRQKRIKVRSTLQPEGLEDVFIVGDAACFEQPNGRPLPMVAQVAIQQGQHAARQIHLLLRGQDVLPFLYNDMGNMATIGRNAAVVHMGSVQLQGFSAWLFWSFVHILRLIDFRNRFIVFAKWVWDYFVYDRTVRIITRQ